A part of Perca fluviatilis chromosome 15, GENO_Pfluv_1.0, whole genome shotgun sequence genomic DNA contains:
- the LOC120575326 gene encoding uncharacterized protein LOC120575326: MQTASRGICGASQWSAARETARRASKLDEEGIEVVVCRHGVLLKALNMYRGEIFAYPLFLQKELQTATNGQFFCTDIACKYWPYLEKLSVSMSELRPLLQMRPFLSVMHAKAHSTKCETCEKAEADSQRLEDLSIQLGCLENMVHQWVHDVREWASDDSAGTRCDDQQPLQESIEEMFLAVHHRKASLYNQTDSNKIRQLRRRKLGEEKKKLFEKIKLYNEQVADEERILEEKVESRLSVVEGDSGADCLIWPWEVHSRESSNILTKKKIFDVYMSKMRLQEEKIILMREMKQHCTYLRKLAWSLRKMMSEMSSGRNSVTLL; this comes from the exons ATGCAGACTGCCAGCAGAGGAATCTGTGGAGCCAGTCAGTGGTCTGCTGCACGGGAGACAGCCAGAAGAGCTAGTAAACTGGATGAAGAGGGCATTGAGGTGGTTGTTTGCCGACACGGAGTGCTATTGAAGGCCCTCAACATGTATAGGGGGGAAATATTTGCTTATCCGCTGTTCCTGCAAAAGGAGCTTCAGACAGCCACAAATGGACAGTTCTTTTGCACGGATATTGCTTGCAAGTATTGGCCCTACCTTGAAAAGTTGTCGGTCTCCATGTCAGAGCTCAGACCTTTACTGCAGATGAGGCCATTCCTTTCTGTCATGCATGCCAAGGCCCATTCAACAAAGTGTGAG ACTTGTGAAAAGGCGGAGGCTGATTCTCAGAGACTGGAAGATTTGAGCATTCAACTTGGTTGCCTTGAGAACATGGTGCATCAGTGGGTTCATGATGTCAGAGAATGGGCTTCCGATG ATTCTGCAGGTACCAGATGTGATGACCAGCAACCTCTTCAGGAATCAATTGAAGAAATGTTCCTTGCGGTTCATCACAGAAAAGCCAGCCTTTATAATCAGACTG ACAGCAACAAAATCCGACAGTTGCGACGAAGGAAATTgggggaagagaagaaaaaactgTTTGAAAAAATCAAGCTGTACAATGAGCAGGTTGCAGATGAGGAGCGCATCCTTGAGGAGAAGGTGGAAAGCAGACTCTCTGTGGTGGAAGGAGACAGTGGGGCAGACTGTCTAATATGGCCATGGGAAGTGCACAGCAGAG AATCGAGCAATATCCTTACGAAGAAGAAGATTTTTGATGTTTACATGTCAAAAATGCGGCTTCAAGAGGAAAAGATCATTTTGATGAGGGAGATGAAACAGCATTGCACCTACCTCAGAAAGCTGGCCTGGAGTCTCCGCAAAATGATGTCTGAAATGTCTTCTGGCAGGAACAGTG TGACGTTACTctaa
- the LOC120574791 gene encoding uncharacterized protein LOC120574791 isoform X1, whose amino-acid sequence MASAEIVQYFIELESFFATAGHTPNDTNSLEIISRHLEDHISIIATFLVLMSNPVAQNVAERTLCIILDGIYECLCEMFEEVTLQMEAHGMGTHSASRVGRPRYNIPAVQLTHMRDLGFSWMAISRMLSVNIRTLYNHRTHLGLVDYGSFTNISNDDLGRLITQVLSQTPGSGETYITGSLRGRGIRVQRWRVREQLRIVDPVGRALRGRRAIQRRIYNVSVPNQVWHIDTNHKLNPWGFVFHGGVDGYSRCITYLRCCTDNRAATALQLFQGAVDVFGLPHHVRSDAGSENIDIARFMIENRGANRASFMVGRSVHNQRIERLWGELNRVVSAYFKDLFLFMENVGILDSTDPLHIRALYHVYLPRVNRSVDEFVRQWNNHSLRTMESRSPLQLWTVGMLQLPQDVRLNQVHVQPPYYHHWDVDLMQINPMIDDGNHGIEHFLTACDLLQRND is encoded by the exons ATGGCATCGGCTGAAATAGTCCAATACTTTATTGAACTGGAATCTTTTTTTGCAACAGCTGGTCATACGCCAAACGACACAAACAGTTTGGAAATTATATCGCGTCACCTTGAGGATCATATTTCCATTATTGCGACATTCTTGGTGCTCATGAGCAATCCTGTTGCTCAAAATGTTGCTGAAAGAACATTATGCATCATTCTTGACGGAATTTATGAGTGTCTTTGCGAGATGTTTGAAGAAGTAACACTTCAAATGGAAGCGCATGGTATGGGCACACATTCTGCATCTCGGGTAGGAAGACCGAG gtACAACATACCAGCTGTTCAGCTTACTCACATGCGGGATTTAGGATTTAGCTGGATGGCCATATCTCGAATGCTGTCTGTAAACATTCGAACACTGTACAACCACAGGACACATCTCGGTTTAGTGGACTATGGGAGTTTTACCAACATTTCAAATGATGATCTTGGCCGTCTTATAACTCAGGTTCTTAGTCAAACCCCTGGCTCAGGAGAGACCTACATCACTGGTAGTTTGAGAGGGAGAGGGATTAGAGTTCAGAGATGGCGAGTGCGAGAGCAATTAAGAATAGTAGATCCCGTGGGAAGAGCCTTAAGAGGACGAAGGGCAATACAAAGGAGAATCTACAATGTCTCTGTCCCAAATCAAGTGTG GCACATTGACACAAACCACAAGTTGAATCCATGGGGATTTGTGTTTCATGGAGGAGTTGATGGCTATAGCCGCTGCATTACTTACTTACGATGTTGCACAGACAACAGAGCAGCAACTGCCTTGCAACTTTTTCAGGGGGCCGTTGATGTATTTGGACTCCCACATCATGTCAGGAGCGATGCTGGGAGTGAAAATATCGATATAGCACGGTTTATGATTGAAAATCGAGGGGCAAACAGAGCAAGTTTCATGGTTGGACGTAGTGTTCATAATCAAAGAATTGAAAGATTGTGGGGAGAACTAAACAGGGTGGTGTCAGCATACTTTAAAGACCTTTTCCTCTTTATGGAAAATGTTGGAATTTTAGACAGCACTGACCCACTTCACATTAGGGCTCTTTACCATGTTTACCTTCCGAGAGTAAACAGATCTGTGGATGAGTTTGTAAGGCAGTGGAACAACCACAGCTTAAGGACAATGGAGAGCAGGTCCCCACTGCAACTCTGGACAGTGGGAATGCTCCAACTTCCTCAAGATGTAAGACTGAATCAGGTGCATGTGCAACCCCCTTATTACCACCACTGGGACGTTGATTTAATGCAAATTAATCCAATGATTGATGATGGAAATCATGGGATAGAACATTTTCTAACAGCATGTGACCTGCTTCAAAGAAATGACTAA
- the LOC120574791 gene encoding uncharacterized protein LOC120574791 isoform X2, whose protein sequence is MRDLGFSWMAISRMLSVNIRTLYNHRTHLGLVDYGSFTNISNDDLGRLITQVLSQTPGSGETYITGSLRGRGIRVQRWRVREQLRIVDPVGRALRGRRAIQRRIYNVSVPNQVWHIDTNHKLNPWGFVFHGGVDGYSRCITYLRCCTDNRAATALQLFQGAVDVFGLPHHVRSDAGSENIDIARFMIENRGANRASFMVGRSVHNQRIERLWGELNRVVSAYFKDLFLFMENVGILDSTDPLHIRALYHVYLPRVNRSVDEFVRQWNNHSLRTMESRSPLQLWTVGMLQLPQDVRLNQVHVQPPYYHHWDVDLMQINPMIDDGNHGIEHFLTACDLLQRND, encoded by the exons ATGCGGGATTTAGGATTTAGCTGGATGGCCATATCTCGAATGCTGTCTGTAAACATTCGAACACTGTACAACCACAGGACACATCTCGGTTTAGTGGACTATGGGAGTTTTACCAACATTTCAAATGATGATCTTGGCCGTCTTATAACTCAGGTTCTTAGTCAAACCCCTGGCTCAGGAGAGACCTACATCACTGGTAGTTTGAGAGGGAGAGGGATTAGAGTTCAGAGATGGCGAGTGCGAGAGCAATTAAGAATAGTAGATCCCGTGGGAAGAGCCTTAAGAGGACGAAGGGCAATACAAAGGAGAATCTACAATGTCTCTGTCCCAAATCAAGTGTG GCACATTGACACAAACCACAAGTTGAATCCATGGGGATTTGTGTTTCATGGAGGAGTTGATGGCTATAGCCGCTGCATTACTTACTTACGATGTTGCACAGACAACAGAGCAGCAACTGCCTTGCAACTTTTTCAGGGGGCCGTTGATGTATTTGGACTCCCACATCATGTCAGGAGCGATGCTGGGAGTGAAAATATCGATATAGCACGGTTTATGATTGAAAATCGAGGGGCAAACAGAGCAAGTTTCATGGTTGGACGTAGTGTTCATAATCAAAGAATTGAAAGATTGTGGGGAGAACTAAACAGGGTGGTGTCAGCATACTTTAAAGACCTTTTCCTCTTTATGGAAAATGTTGGAATTTTAGACAGCACTGACCCACTTCACATTAGGGCTCTTTACCATGTTTACCTTCCGAGAGTAAACAGATCTGTGGATGAGTTTGTAAGGCAGTGGAACAACCACAGCTTAAGGACAATGGAGAGCAGGTCCCCACTGCAACTCTGGACAGTGGGAATGCTCCAACTTCCTCAAGATGTAAGACTGAATCAGGTGCATGTGCAACCCCCTTATTACCACCACTGGGACGTTGATTTAATGCAAATTAATCCAATGATTGATGATGGAAATCATGGGATAGAACATTTTCTAACAGCATGTGACCTGCTTCAAAGAAATGACTAA
- the LOC120575325 gene encoding G2/M phase-specific E3 ubiquitin-protein ligase-like gives MERIASRVNNDSTVRFNIVRRNVWDGASRAMGRSNFSPEKKVDVKFTDDYGISEGAVDNGGPTREFFRLCLHEIKDKIGIFEGPPNAKVLTCNSKAMKDNGYFYAGQIMAMSIAHGGQSPCFLSELLYECLIKGPDNVKVKTEHITDEETRSQVQSIIRRAETESQLQEAVAQAASLISLAGHNVRITLENKQETALDLAHWYVLQRTRAPFERVLSQYTSLHFTKNS, from the exons ATGGAGCGGATTGCTTCTCGAGTAAATAATGACAGCACTGTACGCTTCAATATTGTAAGAAGAAATGTGTGGGATGGAGCATCCAGAGCCATGGGCAGGTCCAATTTTTCACCCGAGAAGAAGGTTGACGTTAAGTTCACTGATGACTATGGGATATCTGAGGGTGCTGTGGACAATGGAGGTCCTACTCGTGAGTTTTTCCGACTCTGTCTACACGAAATCAAGGACAAGATTGGCATCTTTGAGGGTCCACCTAATGCTAAAGTCCTTACATGCAACTCCAAAG CAATGAAAGACAATGGATACTTTTATGCTGGTCAGATCATGGCAATGTCAATCGCCCATGGGGGGCAGAGTCCGTGTTTCCTTTCTGAACTCTTGTACGAGTGTCTTATAAAGGGTCCAGACAATGTGAAGGTCAAAACTGAGCATATTACTGATGAAGAAACAAGGTCACAGGTGCAGTCG atcATACGGCGGGCTGAGACTGAATCACAACTGCAAGAGGCAGTTGCACAGGCAGCCAGCTTAATCAGTCTTGCTGGTCACAATGTTCGCATAACactggaaaacaaacaagagaCTGCTTTGGACTTGGCACACTGGTATGTCCTCCAGCGGACCCGTGCACCTTTTGAAAG agtactgtcccaatacacaagtttgCATTTCACCAAGAACAGTTAA